GATCAGTTGGCCACTAAACAAACCTCACTGCAGGAATAacacttcaacttttccttcctttttcagaATTAATGTATGGCTTTCTCCAAAGTTTGCAATTGATGAATGTGTcctaaaatgtacttttttcaCCATCATCATCCTAGGTTAGATGTAAGAAactatacactttttttttttttttttaaagaataaactGGTAGAGTAAGTCTGTTTACAGAAGACATTGCAAGTAAGTTATTATACATCTGTGTTATACTTTCAAATTCACCCTATTTAcctccttgttttcctttttttttttttttttcccctgacattCTTTCTTACTTGATCTGAAGATGCGTGTGCTTTTAAGTGCCCCAAACCCTTTGATTTTCTCGGTATTTGGTTTCACTGGCACTTTTGCACCTTAGAGCTTTGGGTATTTTCAGTCAGGGGTCCTGAACAGCGTGACCCCTCTGTTTTCCTGCTGAATACTTCACAGTAACACTTCAATGCTTTCCTGTGACATTTCAAACCATTCCTCGATGGGAAAAGCAGGAATCGAGTTCTAGATGCAATACATTAATTCTCTGTGTGACAAATTGtcagtttccttttctgttgATTTTCCTTAGTAATActttacttctgtttctctttgttGGTGATATTGTAGCAAAAACACACTCAGGAATATGGAAAGATCTTCAAGTCTCACTTTGGTCCCCAGTTTGTTGTATCCATTGCAGATCGAGATATGGTTGCTCAAGTCCTCCGGGCAGAAGGTAGAGCACCACAAAGAGCTAACATGGAATCATGGCAGGAATACAGAGACTTGCGAGGAAGAGCAACGGGACTTATTTCTGCGTAAGTGGTGTTatcccttcattttctgttttaatgtaaAACTTTAGTGATTTTTCTGAAGGACTGTACCAGTCCTCTGGGCATTCATTCTCTTCTGCATGGAGATATTTGTATGTTTAgtagggggaggaggagggtaTCCATTTATAGTGAATTGTCTATTCTGCTGTAAATTTTCAAAGGATTTGTAACAATGCATAGTTTGAATGTGGAATGAGCTACCTTACGTTAAAACATTCTTGGGGACTGATTATCTGGAAGCAGTATATAAGAGCAGGGCTTACTAGCTTTGGCAATAACACTGCACAAATATGATTTTTTGATCTGCTTCAGATCCAGATGACTGCAACAAGTTGGCAATGTGTTGTGTGGACTTAGTGACTTGGGTCTAGCTTAACTTTATTGTTTGCCAAAGTGTTCTCTCACTAGATTAATGCAGAGAAGTCACTGTATCATTAATTTATACTGTAGTGCATCCCCATGCAGATGTATCTTTGTACATGGCTGATTGTAGAAGTCATCTAGCTTTAAAGCTTGCATAAACCGACAGTGCGTATGTGGGTGTGGTTATTTGCCAACAGGAACTGCTCATAGTCAGCACTGACATAGGTTGTTTATTTAGAGGGAAACTGATTTCCTGAGTTATGGCcagtttatttctttaatgGTGGCATTTCAACTTCAAATCTTAAGCTGCACTGCAGAATCAAACTAACAGTTCCTTGATATTTTGTGTGAGGAGAACTTAAATCACAAGAGACTCAGAAAGTGTCTGTTAAAGAGATTAAATTTTGCTGCAGGCAAGTAAGTTTCAGTACCTTATAGTAGCATCAttccaggtgaaaaaaaaatcatgggaaATACATTGCAATTCAGAATAAATTCGTTAAAGACAGTTGCCTGTCTTCGTGAGAAATTGCAAGTTATCCCTGGAGCCACAGTTCCCAACCGTTCTGCTTGTATCAAGCAGGCAGATGCTACAATTCAGAATCCTAGTCTTCaacaaaaagatttcaaaatataCCTAAAGGAGCTGTAAATAGTTTCTCAAAGCTCAGTCTTCTGCCTTATTTCTTTGTAGATTTAGAATTAACATAACTGAAAGTGATTTATCAATAATGGGATTTACAATAGTAGCTTAAATTTTTGATTTGTCAGATCTGAATGTGACACCCACCTTTGACAATTAAGTACCAATTCTAACCAAAAACAAGTTTACAAACTATTcattcaaataattatttaaagtaattttagtGAGAAAATTGTGCAAATCTAAATTTCTTATGTTAAGTATTGCTAAAACTAATTTGGAGGCACTTGTTAAGTTCAGAACACTGAGTTGACAAATTCTGTCACCCAAAGATTGCCTTCAGATGTGTAGACATGTTGCAACACTGAATTCTAATGTGAACATGCaataaatgtgaaatgaaaatgtaggAGCATAATACCGAGTATATGGTATCATAACTCCATTATTGTCATTTCACTACTTAATTTTTCATCTCAATAATATAAGCAGGTGTCATTTCAGAGCTCTCCTTGAACTAGTGATTGTTAAGAATAGTTGTGTatagaaattaataattttttctAGGGAGGGGGAACAATGGCTAAAAATGAGAAGTGTACTGAGGCAAAAAATTCTGAAACCCCAAGATGTGGCTGTTTACTCTGGAGGAGTCAATGAAGTTATCacagatttaattaaaagaatccACACCCTCAGAAATCAAGAGGATGATGGGGAAACAGTGACCAATGTTAACAACCTTTTCTTCAAGTATTCGATGGAAGGTAGGTCTGAGCTGTACAACGTCTGTAGCgaaaattaatgtaaaattaatgtaaattaaTGTAAAATGATGTGCTTATGTTTAGGTATTTTTGTCATAAATGACTTTTACCCCATTGTGATTAATCTGAAAAGGTAAGCTTGACAGTTTGCATTTGGATACACTGAAGGCAGTGGCTATCAGTAGAATCCCTTTGTAGACTCCAAACAGATGATACTTTGTAATAAGGGTCAATTACTGTGGAAATGCTGACAAATAGGCAAAATGTACGGTCAGGGCCCTGACCAGTTTCAATATTCCATGTTTCTATATAAATTTCTCAAAAATAAGAGTGTTAGTCTAATCGTTTGTTTTCTAAGACATGTTAACAGTCTACTGGACAATTTCCAGATAAGCAATCACTATTTAAATTCTGTTCATAGTATGCTGTGGGAAAAGATAGTGCTTTTTCCTGCCTACAACACACCAAGTGTGAGATGGTTATGCTTGCCTTAAGATCACCTGGCACTGGCTACCATTTTCGAAGGAATGTTGTGCTAGATGGAACTCCAGCCTTAGCTAGCGTAGGATTTCCTGTGTTCTTATAAAGATCTAATGGTGATATGCATTCACACATTCCTTTGACTAGCTTCATACTGCCTGATCCTGTTAATATATAGTACCTCTCAGGCACTCTTTGCTGACAGACATTCGAATAACTTCAGTTTTGCGAAAACTTCAAAATTGCTCACCTATGAAGATGCTTAATCAAATGGCTGTCTGTTTGGCAAACTAATCTGAGTCTATTCTATGTTATTAATGTCTAAAAATCACATTCAACTAAGTTACAAATTTTATGGAATTTTAAACTCTGAGCTTATGGATTCACTCTAACTGGCAAGTTAAATTCTTCACAttcttttagcttttatttataaCTCGTGCCTGGCACTCATTTATATCCTATATCAGCTGCATTTTTGATCAACTCACTGTCAACTCTTCAGAGAACCAGTGTGTAAGATTTTTTGAAAAGTCTAtctaaacaataaaaaaatgcgTAAGAACTGGCAGTTTCTGAAAGATgtgcaagagaaataaaagatacATGAAAATGAAGGTCTGCTCTGCTTCTCTTGGAATTCCTGTCTTCTCATGCTGAACATTACTGACATAGTATCCACGGTCTTTCTGTGATGTTTAgctaggatttttatttttttactgtttttaatttttatctacTCACAGCTGCAGTGGTAGTAACAAACCTTTTGGAAGTTAGAATAATTAAGATTATAATTATGTTAGAATTTTAATTCCTCACCTTATTAATATCTGTATATGGAAGTGTATACCAAATTCTTTGATCTCGTATGTGCAGGTGTGGCAACTATTCTGTATGAATGCCGGTTGGGCTGCCTGGAAAACAACATCCCACAGCAGACTGTTGAATATATTGAGGCTCTGGAGTTGATGTTTAGTATGTTTAAGACCACTATGTATGCAGGTGCTATTCCCAAATGGCTTCGTCCTCTTATTCCAAAACCCTGGAAAGAGTTCTGCAGATCCTGGGATGGACTCTTCAAATTTAGTAAGATTTAGTAGTAGAAAAGTTCTGCTGTTTTCCTGCAGGTTCTTTGTGTACTTGAATCGGACTTACTGTATTTCTCATCTCAAATTATTAGGAGGCATTGCAGCAGAAGAGATGCTGTGATAATGAAACATAACCCCACCTGAAATATTAACTAATGGTCAGagtaataatttaattaaactcACTATGAAGTTTAAATATACACATACAAACACAGAAGTTGATGTAGAGATATAGCACTGTATTGCagtatcttttttaaaataaagcattttatacTACTTTATGAATCAGCCTTCAGTCATCTGAGTAAAAAGGAGGAGTTATCtttgatatatatacatatatttaatattctgGCGTATTTCAAAGGTCTGAACTTTCCCTGTCTAATTTTAGGAAACTGCATGcatctttgtatttattttattaacactATTTGTCTAGGTAGGTCTGTGTAGGTCTTTTTCAGAGCAGATTCTtaagtttctaatttttttaatctgcctATATGTATTGATCTGTACTTACACAAAGCATTAGGGAATCTGTTTAATGCTGGTATAGTTGTGTTTTCTGCAAAACACGTGCTTTTTTACACTGtcacttttaaattatttcccaTGTAGaagttctctctttcccttttgtgGGTTAAAAACAAGAGCAGACTTCAGTTAAAAGTAGGTGAAAAACTGTTCTTGAGGAATTTGTTCCATTTGAAACTTGTTATGCTACTTCTTTCTTCAATTCCTCTGtgaaaaaaggaattaaattgTAAATATCACTGTGATGTGTGTAGTTGTGGAGGATTCAAAAAGGAGTATGTCGATTCTAGTTCTTTTTGTAAGCTCATTCTGAGAGACATTCACTTTCAGAAGAGTTTTCACCTTTGAAGCActtgtttcagtgaaaatatttgcagtcaCAAAGGTATAAATGGGACTGAGGGTAAaattattcaaaagaaaataccaTTCACTGaagtttttccatttctgttatTACTTGATGCTCCTCATCTTTGTCTTCAGTGTGATTCAATTCGGTGGCTTTGACCTCCTGGTTGCCGCTAACATCTTGTAacagctgctgtgtgctgaCTTGCAGCACGCTCTGCACAGGTCACCACTTCTTGCAGAGTCATCAGAAAACAAGCCAGGTGGGCGTAAAACTTGACCTTGAGCTTCCTTCGCTTCCAGTCAGAATCTACAGCCTCTTGTGTCCTCTCCTCATGCTCAGTGGTCTCGTGCTGAGAGTCACCAAGGTTCCTATCAGCTTAGTCTTTCCATGTCATGAGTACCCAATGACCTACACCACCGCGCTTTAATTTTTTCCCCgagaaaatagatttaaaatattttatgtgttCATGGCTATGTGGTATAGCATAAGGGAGAAGTGGAACTGAAGTTACTGAATAGAACCAgctgaaaaatagaaaaggaggCCTAACAATTTTTTTGAATCCCAAAGGTCAAATCCATGTCGACAACAAATTGAAGGCTATTCAGTCTCAACTGGACCAAGGAGAAGAAGTGAATGGTGGGCTACTTACATACCTCCTAGTGAGTAAGGAGCTTACTTTGGAGGAGATTTATGCCAATATGACTGaaatgctgctggcaggagTGGACACAGTAAGCTTGTTATCATTTTTATTGAGCACAGTTGTTTTGTAAATCAATTCACAGTACCATTCACAGCTACCTTTGTGAGTGCAGGAGGGATGTGTGTATTGTTTTTAAAGACTTAATTTCTGACACATTTAAGTCATGATATCTTTTATATGATAGAAAATAACTTGCTACACTGTCTAATCTCCCTACTGGAACGAAGTCAGTAGTAAATCAATGGGGACACATGTTTTGGATCCGGTGTATCTGCTTCAGTTAGGATGGGGGCCACAAGCAGAGAAAGGGGTTGTTAGCCCAGCACTGACATAGGCCTGGCATGAATTCACTCTACCTCTACTTGGGATGGCAACAGTCAGCCAGTCTGAggcaaagagtcatggtgatgGGGCTCAGCGTTAATTAAACTGGAGTACGAGGTATGTTACCCCTAGGGAAACATTTCAAGTGTGCCAAGCTAGACCAAATGATGCATTTGTCATccagaaaaatgtaaaagccATGTATATATCTTCCCTTTTTCTCAGTCCTGTTACATGGAATCAGTGCAGCTTAGCATTGACTGCAGCAAGGCAATcagaagaataagaaaataagaattactGTATTGTATATGCTATATATATGGATTTAGAGTATCAGTGAACAGTGTTACTATAAGTGAATgtaaactttttaatttaatagtgCGTTATGTAGGACTGTGTTTAATAATCTTAAAGTAAAAAAGATTAAGTAAAAAGTATCtttaaagtgttgtttttttaaaaaaaaaaaactcttgatAATTgaatacagatttatttatttttttaatttaagaaaagtcTGCAAGGTttctaaggaaaacaaaacaaaacaaaatggtaATACTTTTGAGTTCCAAAGTAAGGAGCATATGTAAAGCTTATATGCTAAAGATCATTCTGTTGGTTAAATATACCACGGGCTTATGAATTTAGagagctttttgttgtttggctCTTAAGTAAAGCACAGTTATTCTTCCTATTCATTTTCTAATCTTTCAGAcctttaattttccatttttagtgTGACAAAGTTTTCATTAAGTTATAAGGACAGTGTTCAAGTTCATGCCAAtgagtttttctttccatttgacACAGCTTTCTCAGCTGGCAACAATTTTGTAAGAGTATGGCACTTGTGATTTCCTCATTTCCCAGCAAAAGACTGAAATAgaggaaacctttttttttctccttctgctgTCATTTCAGATCTCATTTtatcacagaaaatgaaggagGCTTGAAGGGTTATAAAAGCTTTCAACAAAATTGTAAGACAGCTTTTGGCTACAAAGCATTTTGTCTGTCCCTGGAAAAGTGCTAATTTTTAAGAGGTTATGAAGGAGCTGGGAACCAGGgaagaaacactgaagaaacATCACAGGAAGTTTTGTATGCAGTTGGCAAAACTGCTGGCTCCTCTGAGCTCTGAGAGGAATAGGGCAGGGTTGTATTTAGCAGGGGGCAACCACTCAATAttacaagaagaagaaaataaagcttctgAGAATTACTTCTAGCACTACACCCCAGTTTGAACATGATATAAAAGGTCACCATCATGATGAATTTGCATTCTAAACTGCTCTTAAATGCAAGCCCCAAATAAGACatttccagatttatttttttttaaacccataCCCATACAATCTGATCTTCAGCTTTGCTGTACCAATGAGTGAGAagctaaaaatgaaattgtttacTGCTAAGAATGTGAAACTGGTTGTCTATCTTCATTATGcaagtagaaaaacaaacacattttcaatTATTCAAGAAAATTAAGGTATAATTTACAATCTGTCTTAAATGCTGTAAGATGCTAAGAACAACACAGGTTGCTGTTTAATGTGTTTATGTTTTTGTATTGTTTATGtagttttgtttgcatttgctttttctgttactttctcagtgaaatattaaaaagtatcAGCATGGATTGTTTTAATATATGGAGGATATTTGGGCAGAAAAGGGCCCAGATGTTAATCATTACCAGTCAGTTTTATAACCATAAACATAAAACACATAGGGGaaaactttgcttttcttggcttgaaattgtttttaatcTACTCTTGTTGGACTTCATGATGATGGTAGTGGTTTCTTCCTTAGACTTCTTTTACTTTGTCCTGGGCGACATACTTGTTGGCAAAGCACCCTGAGGTTCAACAACGTGTTTATGAAGAAATAGTCAGTAACCTGGGGAAAGACCAAGTTCCTGGTGCTCTTGATGTCCCCAAATTGCCTTTGATTAGAGCTGTGCTGAAAGAAACCCTGAGGTAAGGGTTTTTGtaattgttaattaaaaaaaaaataattccatttgGTTGTGATGAGCCTTGAGTCAAGGctaatgtttatatttaatatttattatttgttccttctgtttttacttACTGTAACAGTATTGTGCCCAAGGATATTCAGGGAATGAAATAAGATAGtttatataatgctttttaaGTATGGTAAAATTAGTATCACTTATTTAGGACATGTCTGTTAAGGGAGGTAATTGAAAGCTTGATTTTGGCCTTTTAAATATTAGTCAGTATAAAGGACTGTAATAACCTAGTCTTCTCCACCCCCCACACTACAAAGTGgtacttttcttcttcattttaagCATCTTTACTTAAATTGAAGGCATgtgatgtgcttttttttttttatgtttatactAAATGTTCATAGTGAGGTGAGAGGAGTAAGAGGGTGTTAAAGAAGGCATCAAGAAGTATTTTTCATCTCTCTgtagtgttaaaaaaaataaaaatatctccaGCTTGACCAACTGATTGCATGCTTGTACATGTATAAAGCAAATAAGCATATAGACCAAATAGCTCAACCTCCAGTTACTAGTTTATATACGTCTCTCGGGTATTAATGATATTCTCACAGATGCTTCAAGGTCTTTTTATCTCCCACCTAATATACTTTCAAAGAACCTTTACGCTCTAAATGCATGTTAGATTGGAAACTAAACTTTTTACTTTGTGTTAGTTATTACTAACACAAATTGAAATTCTCTTAAATATTTGTCTCTAGGTTATACCCAGTATTGCCAGGAAATGGAAGAGTGACCCAGAAAGATTTGATTGTTGGAGGATACTTGATACCTAAAGGGGTAGGTTCTGTTGCAGTTTTCTGGAGAGAACAGG
The sequence above is drawn from the Anas platyrhynchos isolate ZD024472 breed Pekin duck chromosome 7, IASCAAS_PekinDuck_T2T, whole genome shotgun sequence genome and encodes:
- the CYP27C1 gene encoding cytochrome P450 27C1 isoform X1 — its product is MSFLTRVLTTACKQPLEWERTYFYQELFACGFHQLPKLSSSPSLEVSDKSPGAAANKAPGPAAGSGGAGGLLEPPRQRLGRVKSLQEMPGPNTLYNLYEFFWKDGFGRIHEIQQKHTQEYGKIFKSHFGPQFVVSIADRDMVAQVLRAEGRAPQRANMESWQEYRDLRGRATGLISAEGEQWLKMRSVLRQKILKPQDVAVYSGGVNEVITDLIKRIHTLRNQEDDGETVTNVNNLFFKYSMEGVATILYECRLGCLENNIPQQTVEYIEALELMFSMFKTTMYAGAIPKWLRPLIPKPWKEFCRSWDGLFKFSQIHVDNKLKAIQSQLDQGEEVNGGLLTYLLVSKELTLEEIYANMTEMLLAGVDTTSFTLSWATYLLAKHPEVQQRVYEEIVSNLGKDQVPGALDVPKLPLIRAVLKETLRLYPVLPGNGRVTQKDLIVGGYLIPKGTQLALCHYATSYSEENFPMANEFRPERWLRKDNLDRVDNFGSIPFGYGIRSCIGKRIAELEIHLALIQLLQNFEIKVSPKTEPVHAKTHGLLTPGDSINVRFSDRK
- the CYP27C1 gene encoding cytochrome P450 27C1 isoform X2; the encoded protein is MSFLTRVLTTACKQPLEWERTYFYQELFACGFHQLPKLSSSPSLEVSDKSPGAAANKAPGPAAGSGGAGGLLEPPRQRLGRVKSLQEMPGPNTLYNLYEFFWKDGFGRIHEIQQKHTQEYGKIFKSHFGPQFVVSIADRDMVAQVLRAEGRAPQRANMESWQEYRDLRGRATGLISAEGEQWLKMRSVLRQKILKPQDVAVYSGGVNEVITDLIKRIHTLRNQEDDGETVTNVNNLFFKYSMEGQIHVDNKLKAIQSQLDQGEEVNGGLLTYLLVSKELTLEEIYANMTEMLLAGVDTTSFTLSWATYLLAKHPEVQQRVYEEIVSNLGKDQVPGALDVPKLPLIRAVLKETLRLYPVLPGNGRVTQKDLIVGGYLIPKGTQLALCHYATSYSEENFPMANEFRPERWLRKDNLDRVDNFGSIPFGYGIRSCIGKRIAELEIHLALIQLLQNFEIKVSPKTEPVHAKTHGLLTPGDSINVRFSDRK
- the CYP27C1 gene encoding cytochrome P450 27C1 isoform X3; the encoded protein is MVAQVLRAEGRAPQRANMESWQEYRDLRGRATGLISAEGEQWLKMRSVLRQKILKPQDVAVYSGGVNEVITDLIKRIHTLRNQEDDGETVTNVNNLFFKYSMEGVATILYECRLGCLENNIPQQTVEYIEALELMFSMFKTTMYAGAIPKWLRPLIPKPWKEFCRSWDGLFKFSQIHVDNKLKAIQSQLDQGEEVNGGLLTYLLVSKELTLEEIYANMTEMLLAGVDTTSFTLSWATYLLAKHPEVQQRVYEEIVSNLGKDQVPGALDVPKLPLIRAVLKETLRLYPVLPGNGRVTQKDLIVGGYLIPKGTQLALCHYATSYSEENFPMANEFRPERWLRKDNLDRVDNFGSIPFGYGIRSCIGKRIAELEIHLALIQLLQNFEIKVSPKTEPVHAKTHGLLTPGDSINVRFSDRK